In one window of Nakamurella sp. PAMC28650 DNA:
- a CDS encoding glycosyltransferase family 1 protein, giving the protein MGRDLRRAAPAGRRPGLTPSAGPTRHPRLRVGVDATPLLGQRTGIGRFVHHLVEGLAQMPDIELAATAFTLRGWRSLAAALPPGVRRRGIPVPARALRKAWGSSSFPPVELLAGRMDVFHATNYVLPPLRRAAGVLSVHDLSFLHLPATVHPDSLVYRELVPQGLRRAAAVCALTAVTADEIAQTYGFPRERIVVTPLGVDQTWFTAAGPDDDLEARLSLPSEYLLFVGTREPRKGLSTLAAAHRQLRAIDADVPPLVLVGGSGWGGELPSQPGIITVPYLDQADLPSVVAGAVALVMPSVYEGFGLPILEAMACGTPVVISDSPAMVEVAGGRAAVFPVGDAESLADRISEVLTGRHPEAGDLRAYAAGWTWSACVAAALAAYRMAAQQ; this is encoded by the coding sequence GTGGGCCGAGATCTGCGAAGAGCGGCACCTGCTGGACGGCGGCCGGGGCTGACACCCTCGGCCGGACCCACCCGGCACCCCCGGCTGCGGGTCGGGGTCGACGCCACCCCCCTGCTGGGTCAGCGCACCGGGATCGGCCGGTTCGTGCACCATCTGGTCGAGGGCCTGGCCCAGATGCCGGACATCGAGCTCGCCGCCACGGCGTTCACCCTCCGGGGTTGGAGGTCGCTGGCCGCCGCACTGCCGCCCGGTGTGCGACGACGAGGGATACCGGTACCGGCGCGTGCGCTGCGCAAGGCCTGGGGTTCTTCGTCATTCCCCCCGGTGGAGCTGCTGGCGGGGCGGATGGACGTCTTCCACGCCACTAACTACGTCCTGCCGCCGCTGCGCAGGGCCGCCGGAGTGCTGTCGGTGCACGACCTGTCGTTCCTGCACCTTCCGGCCACCGTGCACCCGGATTCGCTGGTCTACCGCGAACTGGTCCCGCAAGGTCTGCGGCGGGCGGCGGCGGTGTGCGCCCTGACCGCGGTGACCGCCGACGAGATCGCGCAGACGTATGGATTCCCGCGGGAGCGGATCGTCGTGACGCCGCTGGGGGTCGACCAAACCTGGTTCACCGCAGCCGGACCCGACGACGATCTGGAGGCGCGGCTGTCCCTTCCCTCCGAATACCTGCTCTTCGTCGGCACCAGGGAGCCGCGGAAGGGACTGAGCACCCTGGCTGCGGCGCACCGGCAGCTACGTGCGATCGACGCCGATGTCCCGCCGTTGGTGCTGGTCGGCGGCAGCGGATGGGGTGGCGAGCTCCCGTCCCAGCCGGGCATCATCACGGTCCCCTACCTCGACCAGGCCGACCTGCCGTCGGTGGTCGCAGGGGCGGTAGCCCTGGTGATGCCCTCGGTCTACGAGGGCTTCGGCCTGCCGATCCTGGAGGCCATGGCCTGCGGGACGCCGGTCGTCATCAGCGATTCGCCGGCGATGGTCGAGGTCGCTGGCGGTCGCGCGGCGGTCTTCCCGGTCGGCGACGCCGAATCGCTCGCGGACAGGATCTCCGAGGTCCTGACCGGTCGGCACCCGGAGGCCGGGGATCTGCGGGCCTATGCCGCCGGGTGGACGTGGTCCGCCTGCGTGGCGGCGGCGCTGGCCGCGTACCGGATGGCCGCGCAGCAGTGA
- the rfbD gene encoding dTDP-4-dehydrorhamnose reductase has translation MTRLLITGARGQLGSDLLRAAAAAGIDAHGLGSADLDITDAAAVHAAVTTFSAAGDRPAVIINAAAYTAVDAAQTNPDDAFAVNVTGAANLARAAVSQGLGLIHVSTDYVFPGDGTRPYEIDDPTGPRSVYGSTKLAGEQAVRAAHPGAHVVRTAWVYGVGGPNFVKTMALLESRHDTITVVDDQRGSPTWSADLAAGLIELAGSDVPGGVLHATGAGETTWWGLARAVFAELGADPDRVLPTTTEAFPRPAPRPAYSVLSGRAWSEAGLAPLGNWRTALATAFAAHRSGFVPS, from the coding sequence ATGACGCGACTACTGATCACCGGTGCCCGGGGCCAGCTCGGCTCGGACCTCCTGCGGGCCGCTGCAGCGGCCGGCATCGATGCGCACGGGCTGGGCTCGGCCGACCTGGACATCACCGACGCCGCGGCGGTGCACGCCGCCGTCACGACGTTCTCCGCTGCGGGTGACCGGCCGGCCGTGATCATCAACGCTGCGGCCTACACGGCGGTCGACGCGGCGCAGACGAACCCGGACGACGCCTTCGCGGTGAACGTGACCGGTGCCGCAAATCTTGCGAGAGCGGCTGTCTCCCAGGGCCTGGGCCTGATCCACGTCTCCACCGACTACGTCTTTCCCGGTGACGGGACCCGGCCCTACGAGATCGACGACCCGACGGGTCCGCGCAGCGTCTACGGCTCGACCAAGTTGGCCGGGGAGCAGGCCGTCCGCGCCGCCCACCCGGGTGCCCACGTGGTCAGGACGGCCTGGGTGTACGGCGTCGGCGGCCCCAACTTCGTCAAGACGATGGCCCTCCTGGAATCCAGGCACGACACGATCACCGTCGTCGACGACCAACGCGGGTCGCCGACCTGGTCGGCGGACCTGGCCGCGGGTCTGATCGAACTGGCCGGGTCGGACGTGCCGGGCGGCGTGCTGCACGCGACCGGGGCGGGCGAGACCACCTGGTGGGGGCTCGCGCGGGCCGTCTTCGCCGAACTCGGTGCCGATCCGGACCGCGTCCTGCCGACGACCACGGAAGCCTTCCCCCGCCCTGCGCCGCGGCCCGCCTACTCGGTGCTGTCGGGCCGCGCCTGGTCCGAGGCCGGGCTGGCCCCCCTGGGTAACTGGCGCACCGCGCTCGCCACGGCCTTCGCCGCCCACCGGTCCGGGTTCGTCCCGTCCTGA
- a CDS encoding CAP domain-containing protein, whose amino-acid sequence MSVAAVLTATSAGASTPARTSVAASSASMAATAQMVGFDQQMIQLVNQARSADGAPALTEAVGLTRLSLWWSSQEAGGVNNYTLAHNTNAWTMLTASPYGAANRTSWGENVAWSSSTASTAQQIFTAYMNSTGHRANILSRNYRYIGMGTVSGSHGLFNTTEFTDAVQPGQAVTPPVITPAPPVIRPIPPVVTPAPPVIRPAPPVVRPAPPVGTPASAPRFANGTFIVDTGTTAVYRVVGGAPVYVSSWRFLGGSRHQIVRVSHAQLLAMPKTPVDGTLLRTAPFGQLFRVVGGAPTYVSSWAVVGGPHPYLYVDPAAISNAGQLGVWNHLRATPADGTFIKTYGNNLTYRMAGGAPIFVATWAPFGHPRPTVQVDPAVVSRAGEGGVWVHIKRYPATTTYIRGAGTTPVYRVVNGVPSLLTSWSQVGGVQTTTEVDPAAIARAGTGGQYNHLR is encoded by the coding sequence GTGTCGGTCGCCGCCGTCCTGACCGCGACATCGGCCGGCGCCTCGACGCCCGCCCGGACGTCCGTCGCCGCGTCCTCCGCCTCGATGGCGGCCACGGCGCAGATGGTCGGCTTCGACCAGCAGATGATCCAGCTGGTGAACCAGGCCAGATCGGCCGACGGGGCGCCGGCCCTGACCGAGGCCGTCGGTCTCACCCGGCTCTCCCTCTGGTGGTCCTCGCAGGAGGCGGGCGGCGTCAACAACTACACGCTTGCGCACAATACGAACGCCTGGACGATGTTGACCGCCTCGCCGTACGGTGCGGCCAACCGGACCAGCTGGGGCGAGAACGTCGCCTGGTCCTCGTCCACGGCCAGCACCGCCCAGCAGATCTTCACCGCCTACATGAACTCAACGGGGCATCGGGCCAACATCCTGTCCCGGAACTACCGCTACATCGGGATGGGGACCGTCAGCGGCTCGCACGGGCTGTTCAACACCACCGAGTTCACCGATGCGGTGCAGCCCGGTCAGGCCGTCACCCCGCCGGTGATCACCCCGGCCCCGCCCGTGATCAGGCCCATTCCGCCGGTCGTTACGCCGGCCCCGCCGGTGATCAGGCCGGCTCCGCCGGTGGTCAGGCCGGCCCCGCCGGTGGGCACACCCGCCTCCGCACCGAGATTCGCCAACGGCACCTTCATCGTCGACACCGGCACGACGGCGGTGTACCGCGTGGTCGGCGGAGCCCCGGTCTACGTCTCCTCCTGGAGATTCCTGGGCGGCAGCAGGCACCAGATCGTCAGGGTCTCGCACGCCCAGCTCCTGGCGATGCCGAAGACCCCGGTCGATGGAACACTGCTCCGGACCGCGCCGTTCGGCCAGCTCTTCCGCGTCGTGGGCGGTGCTCCGACCTACGTCTCGTCATGGGCCGTCGTCGGCGGGCCGCACCCGTACCTGTACGTCGATCCGGCCGCCATCTCCAACGCCGGGCAGCTGGGGGTCTGGAACCATCTCCGTGCGACTCCCGCGGACGGCACCTTCATCAAGACCTACGGCAACAACCTGACCTATCGGATGGCGGGGGGCGCCCCGATCTTCGTGGCCACGTGGGCCCCGTTCGGTCACCCCCGACCGACCGTGCAGGTCGATCCGGCCGTCGTGAGCCGCGCAGGCGAGGGTGGGGTGTGGGTGCACATCAAGCGGTATCCGGCCACCACCACCTACATCCGCGGTGCCGGAACCACACCCGTCTACCGGGTGGTCAACGGAGTTCCGTCGCTGCTCACGTCGTGGTCCCAGGTCGGCGGCGTCCAGACGACGACCGAGGTGGATCCGGCCGCCATCGCCAGGGCCGGGACCGGCGGTCAGTACAACCACCTGCGGTAG
- a CDS encoding chorismate-binding protein: protein MSIDSTVSGPAARLVPAGWAGVPTAYLGGRLATDLIDVADLRERPDALEAGGWWAVLGTFEGRIRAYRFGHVRRMSLAEAMSSVAGDRPAAGWRGPDRSEWRSSAGHDEYIGGVAAIRERIAAGDVYQVNLCRMLSAPLPPTADPWALAVRLADGNPSPYQGMLHTGDDWVVTASPELFLSRSGSEVHSSPMKGTTRSGEPFAAKDFPENIMITDLVRNDLGRVAMPGSVRVTRLAVREEHPGIAHLVSTIRARLVPGVGWESLLGATFPPGSVSGAPKYTALQVIGEWEPVPRGPYCGAVGFVDADHGEAVLAVGIRTFFTAADPDGGRTLNFGTGAGITHLSDPEAEWQETELKAARLIALASR from the coding sequence ATGTCCATCGACAGCACGGTGTCCGGCCCGGCCGCGCGGCTCGTACCCGCGGGGTGGGCCGGCGTCCCGACGGCCTACCTCGGTGGGCGGCTGGCCACTGATCTGATCGACGTCGCCGACCTCCGCGAGCGTCCCGATGCGCTCGAAGCGGGCGGTTGGTGGGCGGTGCTCGGCACCTTCGAAGGACGGATCAGGGCCTACCGGTTCGGGCACGTCCGGAGGATGAGCCTGGCGGAGGCGATGTCGTCCGTGGCCGGCGATCGACCCGCCGCGGGTTGGCGGGGACCCGATCGATCGGAGTGGCGCAGCTCGGCCGGTCACGACGAGTACATCGGGGGAGTGGCGGCCATCCGGGAACGGATCGCCGCCGGCGACGTGTACCAGGTCAATCTCTGCCGGATGCTCTCGGCGCCGTTGCCGCCGACGGCCGATCCGTGGGCGCTCGCCGTCCGGCTGGCCGACGGCAATCCTTCGCCCTACCAGGGGATGCTGCACACCGGTGACGACTGGGTGGTGACGGCGTCCCCCGAGCTGTTCCTGTCCCGTTCCGGGTCGGAGGTGCACAGCTCGCCGATGAAGGGCACCACACGGTCCGGAGAACCCTTCGCCGCCAAGGATTTTCCCGAGAACATCATGATCACGGATCTGGTCCGCAATGATCTCGGACGGGTCGCGATGCCCGGTTCGGTGCGGGTGACGCGGCTCGCCGTCCGTGAGGAGCACCCCGGCATCGCGCACCTGGTCTCGACGATCCGGGCCCGACTCGTCCCCGGCGTGGGGTGGGAGTCCCTGCTGGGCGCGACCTTTCCTCCCGGATCGGTGTCCGGTGCGCCGAAGTACACCGCGCTGCAGGTGATCGGCGAGTGGGAGCCGGTACCGCGGGGTCCCTACTGCGGCGCGGTCGGCTTCGTCGACGCCGACCACGGCGAGGCGGTGCTGGCCGTCGGCATCCGTACCTTCTTCACCGCCGCCGACCCCGACGGGGGCCGGACGCTGAACTTCGGCACCGGCGCCGGTATCACCCATCTGTCCGATCCCGAGGCCGAATGGCAGGAGACCGAGCTGAAGGCCGCCCGCCTGATCGCACTGGCCAGCCGCTGA
- the rfbB gene encoding dTDP-glucose 4,6-dehydratase: protein MRILVTGGAGFIGSAFTRNLLADAYPGLEGAHVTVLDKLTYAGNLANLASVEDSDRYVFVHGDICDAELATRLVGEADAVVHFAAESHVDRSILGGADFVLTNVLGTQTLLQAALSTKLTKFVHVSTDEVYGSIDEGSWDESWPLQPNSPYSASKASSDLIARAYAKTHGVPVAITRCSNNYGPYQFPEKVIPLFVTNLMDGATVPLYGEGTNVRDWLHVDDHCRGIALVLVGGRPGEVYNIGGGTELTNAELTYKLIEATGRDESFIERIHDPRGGGHDKRYSVDISKIHAELGYSPQVPFEQGLSDTVAWYRNHRDWWEPLKGRAVIDR from the coding sequence ATGCGCATCCTCGTGACCGGTGGAGCCGGGTTCATCGGCTCGGCATTCACCCGTAACCTCCTGGCCGACGCCTACCCCGGTCTGGAGGGAGCCCACGTCACGGTGCTGGACAAGCTGACCTACGCGGGCAACCTGGCAAACCTGGCGAGCGTCGAGGACTCCGACCGGTACGTGTTCGTCCATGGAGACATCTGCGACGCCGAGCTGGCCACCAGACTGGTCGGCGAGGCCGACGCGGTCGTGCACTTCGCGGCCGAGTCGCACGTCGACCGGTCGATCCTGGGCGGGGCCGATTTCGTGCTGACGAACGTACTGGGCACCCAGACCCTGTTGCAGGCTGCGCTGTCGACGAAGCTCACCAAATTCGTGCACGTCTCCACCGACGAGGTCTACGGATCCATCGACGAGGGCTCGTGGGACGAGAGCTGGCCCCTGCAGCCGAATTCGCCCTACTCCGCGTCCAAGGCCTCCTCCGATCTGATCGCCAGGGCCTACGCGAAGACGCACGGCGTGCCGGTCGCGATCACCCGTTGCTCCAACAACTACGGTCCGTACCAGTTCCCGGAGAAGGTCATCCCGCTGTTCGTCACCAACCTGATGGACGGCGCCACCGTGCCGCTCTACGGCGAGGGGACGAACGTCCGGGACTGGCTCCACGTCGACGACCACTGCCGCGGCATCGCGCTCGTGCTGGTCGGCGGCCGGCCCGGAGAGGTCTACAACATCGGGGGCGGGACCGAACTGACCAACGCCGAGCTGACCTACAAGCTGATCGAGGCGACCGGGCGCGACGAGTCGTTCATCGAGCGGATCCACGACCCCCGGGGCGGCGGCCACGACAAGCGCTACTCGGTGGACATCTCCAAGATCCACGCCGAGCTCGGCTACAGCCCCCAGGTCCCGTTCGAGCAGGGTCTGTCCGACACCGTCGCCTGGTACCGGAACCACCGTGACTGGTGGGAGCCGCTCAAGGGCCGCGCCGTCATCGATCGCTGA
- a CDS encoding LCP family protein, translating to MPPRAPGQGRPPQPGQAPQPGQAPWPGQAGPGQPTPGRPDPRRAWSEAADQPDRTAVYPPGVLGYDAPAQGDPRLRGRQPPPVRRPVLPPDQQYGPRQPVGFEPGLPVPEQTRRTPGVIVAGRLIAGVLSVAVLAGVAFGSIFLKNADDKIQKGPSTATAGEAGVLFRGGTNIMLIGSDARTDQQGNPLTAAQLAAVSTQADGGGINTDTIMIVHIPQGGGRATAVSLPRDTWIPQSITDQVKGPYDDGTKGPYKANKINSFYSTAKAYQQQYDVTKGGMTAAQREVDSDNAGRTELQAIVQAFTGLRIDHYAEVNLIGFYTLSNAIGGVPVCLNAAVNDPFSGAVFKAGPQVVQGSTAMAFVRQRHGLPNGDLDRVRRQQAFLSGATSKMLSAGVLTSPSKLSGLLDAAGKAVVLDSGFDLTGFAEQMSNLSGGNVKFETMPTTGSSTASGTDALATDPAQLKAFFKAIDGSSGSDSAAATTAARSSAKSSTTAAAAQVDPASVTVDVQNATRINNLAASVSAALSTAGFKAGDITTFPGVTSANQHATTTISYPSGAKAAAVSVQKALGGKGTLVQDDSIGSGHVSVAAGRDMPAPSGLRAVGAAGAAAGAAAGSVGIAAGAVAAAPTTTSGPAPITAATVGCVN from the coding sequence GTGCCGCCCCGCGCTCCGGGTCAGGGCCGGCCGCCGCAACCGGGACAGGCGCCGCAACCGGGGCAGGCGCCCTGGCCGGGTCAGGCCGGGCCGGGCCAGCCGACGCCGGGTCGTCCCGACCCTCGTCGGGCCTGGTCGGAGGCGGCCGACCAACCAGACCGGACGGCGGTCTACCCGCCCGGCGTTCTCGGCTACGACGCCCCGGCGCAGGGCGACCCCCGCCTGCGCGGCCGGCAGCCGCCCCCGGTCCGGCGACCGGTACTCCCGCCCGATCAGCAGTACGGCCCCCGGCAGCCCGTCGGGTTCGAGCCGGGGCTGCCCGTGCCGGAGCAGACCCGCCGCACGCCGGGCGTGATCGTCGCCGGCCGGCTCATCGCCGGCGTGCTGTCGGTGGCCGTCCTGGCCGGCGTCGCGTTCGGATCGATATTCCTCAAGAACGCCGACGACAAGATCCAGAAGGGCCCGAGCACGGCGACCGCCGGCGAGGCCGGTGTGCTCTTCCGCGGCGGTACGAACATCATGTTGATCGGTTCGGACGCGCGTACCGACCAGCAGGGCAACCCGTTGACGGCGGCCCAGCTGGCTGCGGTCAGCACCCAGGCCGACGGCGGCGGGATCAACACCGACACGATCATGATCGTGCACATCCCGCAGGGTGGCGGCCGGGCGACGGCGGTCTCGCTCCCCCGCGACACCTGGATCCCGCAGTCCATCACCGACCAGGTCAAGGGCCCCTACGACGACGGGACCAAGGGGCCCTACAAGGCCAACAAGATCAACTCCTTCTACAGCACGGCCAAGGCCTACCAGCAGCAGTACGACGTGACCAAGGGCGGGATGACGGCCGCGCAGCGCGAGGTCGACTCCGACAACGCCGGCCGGACCGAGCTGCAGGCCATCGTGCAGGCGTTCACCGGACTGCGGATCGACCACTACGCCGAGGTCAACCTGATCGGCTTCTACACGCTGTCCAACGCCATCGGCGGTGTGCCGGTCTGCCTGAACGCGGCAGTCAACGACCCGTTCTCCGGCGCCGTCTTCAAGGCCGGTCCCCAGGTGGTGCAGGGCAGTACGGCGATGGCGTTCGTCCGTCAGCGCCACGGCCTGCCCAACGGCGATCTCGACCGCGTTCGCCGGCAGCAGGCCTTCCTCTCGGGGGCGACCAGCAAGATGCTCTCGGCCGGCGTCCTCACCTCGCCGAGCAAGTTGTCGGGTCTGCTGGATGCAGCAGGCAAGGCCGTCGTGCTGGACTCGGGTTTCGACCTGACGGGCTTCGCCGAGCAGATGTCGAACCTGTCCGGCGGGAACGTCAAGTTCGAGACGATGCCGACCACCGGATCCTCGACGGCCAGCGGCACTGACGCGTTGGCCACCGACCCGGCCCAGCTCAAGGCCTTCTTCAAGGCGATCGACGGCTCGTCCGGCAGCGACAGCGCCGCCGCCACCACCGCCGCCAGGTCCAGCGCGAAGTCGAGCACCACCGCGGCCGCCGCGCAGGTCGATCCGGCCTCGGTGACCGTCGACGTGCAGAACGCCACCCGGATCAACAACCTGGCGGCCTCGGTGTCCGCCGCGCTCAGCACGGCCGGGTTCAAGGCCGGCGACATCACCACGTTCCCGGGCGTCACCTCCGCCAACCAGCACGCCACGACCACCATCTCCTACCCGTCCGGCGCGAAGGCGGCCGCGGTCTCGGTGCAGAAGGCCCTGGGCGGCAAGGGCACCCTGGTCCAGGACGACTCCATCGGCAGCGGGCACGTGTCGGTGGCGGCCGGCCGGGACATGCCGGCTCCGTCCGGCCTGCGCGCCGTTGGCGCAGCGGGAGCCGCCGCCGGAGCCGCTGCCGGTTCCGTCGGCATCGCGGCCGGTGCCGTCGCCGCGGCCCCCACCACCACGTCCGGTCCGGCCCCGATCACGGCCGCCACGGTCGGCTGCGTCAACTGA
- a CDS encoding glycosyltransferase family 2 protein, which yields MTAPPVPSTPEHAATDAIATVIIVNYNGAHMLPGCLDGLAAQTMPAGSFRTVVVDNASADPSRDLITEGYPEVELLTSYVNRGFAGGNNVALRRTRTKYSVLLNNDAIPEPTWLENLLKPLEADTTGELVATSSKIVFMPRFVQVEVKTEAFLPGGLDPRELGARIYQVWVDGKDVTNKVLFEKATFGPEGHQHEQYRWSFPEGVLMVPMPRHADDREEHEVLITTMTRPHIPVTFSTARSTVTVVSTSDAGKPIDAVLAVMADEPRFDVVNNVGGIVFVDGSGADRGFQEVDHGQYEVAEEVFAACGNGIAMRTESARRIGFFDERYFMYYEDIDLSWRLRAQGGRIEYVPDAVLRHLHSASSTPWSPRWLFHVERNRLYTLTKDATGPRAVRGVGRFVGTTAKMALRMAVSTVRTRRRPALGQLKVRVKIMGSYSHQLPGLLVTRRQLRRSAVVGREELENWLVTSR from the coding sequence ATGACCGCACCACCAGTTCCGTCGACGCCGGAGCACGCAGCGACCGACGCGATCGCCACCGTCATCATCGTCAACTACAACGGCGCCCACATGCTTCCGGGATGCCTGGACGGCCTGGCCGCCCAGACGATGCCGGCCGGGTCGTTCCGCACGGTGGTGGTGGACAACGCATCTGCCGACCCCTCCCGCGACCTGATCACCGAGGGCTACCCGGAGGTCGAGCTCCTCACCTCCTACGTCAACCGGGGGTTCGCCGGCGGTAACAACGTGGCCCTGCGTCGGACCCGCACGAAGTACTCGGTGCTGCTGAACAACGACGCCATCCCCGAGCCGACCTGGCTGGAGAACCTGCTGAAGCCGCTCGAGGCGGACACCACCGGTGAACTGGTCGCGACCAGTTCCAAGATCGTGTTCATGCCGCGGTTCGTCCAGGTGGAGGTGAAGACCGAGGCCTTCCTGCCCGGCGGGCTCGATCCGCGGGAACTCGGAGCGCGGATCTACCAGGTCTGGGTCGACGGGAAGGACGTCACGAACAAGGTCCTCTTCGAGAAGGCCACCTTCGGCCCGGAGGGACACCAGCACGAGCAGTACCGCTGGTCGTTCCCCGAAGGCGTGCTGATGGTCCCGATGCCACGGCACGCCGACGACCGGGAGGAGCACGAGGTCCTCATCACCACGATGACCCGGCCGCACATCCCGGTCACCTTCTCCACGGCCCGCTCCACCGTCACCGTGGTCAGCACCAGCGACGCCGGCAAGCCCATCGACGCCGTGCTGGCCGTCATGGCGGACGAGCCCCGTTTCGACGTGGTCAACAACGTCGGCGGCATCGTCTTCGTGGACGGGTCCGGGGCCGATCGGGGCTTCCAGGAGGTCGACCACGGCCAGTACGAGGTGGCGGAAGAGGTCTTCGCCGCCTGCGGCAACGGTATTGCGATGCGCACCGAGTCGGCCAGGAGGATCGGCTTCTTCGACGAGCGCTACTTCATGTACTACGAGGACATCGACCTGTCCTGGCGGTTGCGGGCCCAGGGGGGACGCATCGAGTACGTACCGGATGCGGTGCTGCGCCACCTGCACTCCGCCAGCTCGACCCCCTGGTCACCCAGGTGGCTGTTCCACGTCGAACGGAACCGCCTCTACACGCTCACCAAGGACGCCACCGGTCCCCGGGCCGTCCGAGGGGTCGGCCGGTTCGTCGGGACGACCGCGAAGATGGCCCTGCGCATGGCGGTGTCGACGGTGCGCACCCGCCGGCGACCGGCTCTGGGCCAGTTGAAGGTCCGCGTGAAGATCATGGGTTCCTACAGTCATCAGCTGCCGGGGCTGCTGGTCACCCGCCGTCAGTTGCGGCGCTCGGCAGTCGTCGGGCGCGAAGAACTCGAGAATTGGTTGGTCACCAGCAGATGA
- a CDS encoding glycosyltransferase produces MKTAVYDRFWPSQGGGERYAGMMAVGLARQGHEVDLLSTVDVDIDALASHLSLDLTGVKVRVVPDPEESKIARATAEYDLVVNSTYMSSMVPRSARSALVCFFPTPLDHELSDTRRRLARSIGARMHNPSQIHGFGYGTGWYPPEGGLRTKWSWSRGDALLELPHGGRELMALTLGRPGAQGPAKVRILDQDGTQVLRTSVSQNFRRLEIQVPARDSARTLRLVSDTFSPPGDDRELGVAMLRGNLRSRFASPGRLLRAFPWLALGKQNLDHLQKYDSIVSISHYTQSWISRLWDADSDLLFPPIDVEKMRPSVERDHTIVAIGRFFDPSRGHSKRQLEMVDIFAELVNGRHLPPGWTLHLIGGCEVENRPYFEKVMAASEGLPIVLHPNASRKKLESLVNRASIVWSATGMKEDTERKPWRNEHFGMTTAEAMAAGCVPVVIDRAGQQEIVREGIDGFRWETKAQAIELTARVARDAELRARMSISSILRARDFSDAAFEARWAEICEERHLLDGGRG; encoded by the coding sequence ATGAAAACCGCCGTCTACGACCGTTTCTGGCCGTCGCAGGGGGGCGGCGAGCGTTACGCCGGCATGATGGCCGTCGGCCTGGCCCGGCAGGGGCACGAGGTGGATCTGCTCTCCACGGTCGACGTCGACATCGACGCGCTGGCCAGCCACCTCTCGCTGGACCTGACCGGCGTCAAGGTCAGGGTCGTCCCGGATCCGGAGGAATCCAAGATCGCCAGGGCGACCGCCGAGTACGACCTGGTGGTGAACTCGACCTACATGTCCAGCATGGTGCCGCGATCCGCCCGCTCCGCCCTGGTCTGCTTCTTCCCCACCCCGCTCGATCACGAGCTGAGCGATACCCGCCGGCGGCTGGCCCGGTCGATCGGCGCCCGGATGCACAACCCGAGCCAGATCCACGGGTTCGGCTACGGCACCGGCTGGTACCCGCCGGAGGGCGGCCTGCGGACCAAGTGGTCCTGGAGCCGCGGCGATGCGCTGCTGGAACTACCGCACGGCGGCCGGGAACTGATGGCACTGACTCTCGGACGCCCAGGGGCGCAGGGGCCGGCCAAGGTCCGAATCCTGGACCAGGACGGCACCCAGGTGCTACGGACGTCGGTGTCGCAGAACTTCCGGCGCCTCGAGATCCAGGTACCGGCCCGGGATTCGGCCCGGACCCTGCGACTGGTCTCCGACACCTTCTCGCCCCCTGGCGATGATCGCGAACTCGGGGTGGCCATGCTCCGCGGCAACCTGAGGTCGCGCTTCGCCTCCCCCGGGCGGCTGCTGCGGGCGTTCCCGTGGCTGGCACTGGGCAAGCAGAATCTCGACCACCTCCAGAAATACGATTCCATCGTCTCCATCTCCCACTACACCCAGTCATGGATCTCCCGTCTGTGGGACGCCGACTCCGACCTGCTCTTCCCTCCGATCGACGTCGAGAAGATGCGGCCCAGCGTCGAACGCGACCACACCATCGTCGCCATCGGGCGCTTCTTCGACCCGAGCCGGGGCCATTCCAAGCGTCAGCTCGAGATGGTGGACATCTTCGCCGAACTGGTAAACGGTCGACATCTGCCGCCGGGTTGGACCCTGCATCTGATCGGCGGTTGCGAGGTGGAGAACCGGCCGTACTTCGAGAAGGTGATGGCCGCCTCCGAGGGGCTGCCGATCGTCCTGCACCCCAACGCCTCCCGCAAGAAGCTGGAAAGCCTGGTGAACCGGGCCTCGATCGTCTGGTCGGCCACCGGGATGAAGGAGGACACCGAGCGCAAGCCGTGGCGCAACGAACACTTCGGCATGACGACGGCCGAGGCGATGGCCGCCGGCTGCGTGCCGGTGGTGATCGACCGGGCCGGTCAGCAGGAGATCGTCCGGGAGGGAATCGACGGGTTCCGTTGGGAGACCAAGGCACAGGCGATCGAACTGACCGCCAGGGTCGCCCGCGACGCTGAATTGCGTGCCCGGATGAGCATCTCGTCGATCCTGCGGGCGCGTGACTTCTCCGACGCCGCCTTCGAGGCGCGGTGGGCCGAGATCTGCGAAGAGCGGCACCTGCTGGACGGCGGCCGGGGCTGA